One part of the Lotus japonicus ecotype B-129 chromosome 2, LjGifu_v1.2 genome encodes these proteins:
- the LOC130740783 gene encoding oxygen-evolving enhancer protein 1, chloroplastic-like: MATSLQAAATLMQPTKVAAITSTRSSSTLQLKPTQSISKAFGLESTGAKLTCNLQDFANKCAETAKIAGFALATSALVVSGASAEGVPKRLTFDEIQSKTYMEVKGTGTANQCPTIEGGVDSFAFKAGKYSAKKICLEPTSFTVKAEGVTKNSPLDFQNTKLMTRLTYTLDEIEGPFEVSPDGTVKFEEKDGIDYAAVTVQLPGGERVPFLFTVKQLVASGKPESFSGDFLVPSYRGSSFLDPKGRGASTGYDNAVALPAGGRGDEEELAKENNKSASSSKGKITLSVTQSKPETGEIIGVFESIQPSDTDLGAKAPKDVKIQGVWYAQLES; the protein is encoded by the exons ATGGCAACCTCATTGCAAGCTGCTGCTACTCTCATGCAACCCACCAAGGTAGCTGCCATCACTAGTACTCGCAGCAGCTCCACTTTACAACTTAAGCCCACACAATCCATTTCTAAGGCTTTTGGTTTGGAATCCACCGGAGCTAAGCTCACATGCAATCTTCAggattttgctaacaagtgtgCTGAGACCGCCAAAATTGCAGGATTTGCCCTTGCCACCTCTGCTCTCGTTGTCTCT GGAGCAAGTGCTGAAGGTGTCCCAAAGCGGCTGACCTTCGATGAAATCCAGAGCAAGACATACATGGAAGTGAAGGGAACTGGAACTGCTAACCAGTGCCCAACCATTGAAGGTGGAGTGGACTCATTCGCGTTCAAGGCCGGGAAATATAGCGCAAAGAAGATCTGCCTCGAACCCACTTCATTCACAGTGAAGGCAGAGGGAGTGACCAAGAACTCCCCTCTCGATTTTCAAAACACTAAGCTCATGACTCGTCTGACCTACACTCTTGATGAGATTGAAGGACCCTTCGAGGTTTCTCCCGATGGAACAGTGAAATTTGAGGAGAAAGATGGCATTGACTATGCTGCTGTCACAGTCCAGCTCCCCGGAGGCGAGCGCGTGCCTTTCCTCTTCACCGTCAAACAGTTGGTGGCATCCGGGAAGCCTGAGAGCTTTAGTGGGGACTTCTTGGTGCCTTCTTACCGTGGTTCGTCTTTCTTGGACCCCAAGGGACGGGGCGCCTCGACCGGGTATGACAATGCTGTTGCATTGCCTGCTGGTGGCAGAGGAGATGAGGAAGAACTTGCTAAGGAAAATAACAAGAGTGCTTCATCTTCCAAAGGGAAAATCACCTTGAGCGTTACGCAGAGCAAGCCTGAAACTGGGGAGATTATTGGTGTGTTTGAGAGCATTCAGCCATCTGATACTGATTTGGGTGCTAAAGCTCCTAAGGATGTGAAGATCCAAGGAGTCTGGTATGCTCAGCTTGAGTCATAG